From Oceanipulchritudo coccoides, the proteins below share one genomic window:
- the tsf gene encoding translation elongation factor Ts: MTKAMSEITAKMVGELRAKTGAGLMDCKKALKETNGNEDEAIDLLRKKGIASAAKKADRDASDGLVDCYIHMGGKIGVMVEVNCETDFVAKTDDFKALVRDIAMHIAAASPTCVNREDVPAEVIEKEKEIAAGQVQGKPENIVEKIVSGKLEKVYQEIVLLEQPFVKNPDVTIQDLLKAQITKMGENIVVNRFARFQIGA; this comes from the coding sequence ATCACCAAAGCAATGAGTGAAATTACAGCAAAAATGGTAGGAGAGCTTCGCGCCAAGACAGGTGCCGGTCTGATGGACTGCAAAAAGGCTCTCAAGGAAACCAACGGAAACGAAGACGAAGCAATTGATCTCCTTCGGAAGAAGGGGATCGCCAGTGCCGCCAAGAAGGCCGACCGCGATGCCTCCGATGGTCTCGTCGACTGCTACATCCACATGGGTGGCAAGATCGGTGTGATGGTTGAGGTTAATTGTGAAACGGACTTCGTTGCCAAGACCGACGATTTCAAAGCCCTTGTCCGCGATATTGCGATGCACATCGCTGCCGCGAGCCCGACTTGCGTGAACCGGGAGGACGTTCCTGCCGAGGTCATCGAGAAGGAGAAGGAAATTGCCGCTGGTCAGGTTCAGGGCAAGCCCGAGAACATTGTCGAGAAGATCGTCAGCGGTAAGCTGGAAAAGGTCTACCAGGAGATTGTCCTGCTTGAGCAACCTTTCGTGAAGAATCCGGATGTCACCATTCAGGACCTTCTCAAGGCGCAGATTACAAAGATGGGTGAAAACATCGTCGTGAACCGCTTCGCGCGTTTCCAGATCGGTGCTTAA
- a CDS encoding cysteine desulfurase family protein: MPYFDWNATAPLHPLAREAWLEASETAWANPSTAYRSGVRARSRLDEAREEMAQMLGFRPEQVVFTSGATEANNAVIREIARVSPEKEIWISSVEHPSIREAALGLAGQSRARRIPVDANGQVDLDWFEDQLQISAPGLVSVMAANNETGVIQPWPQIRGLCREAGIPFHCDAVQWIGKYAAPMGQGCAAISLSGHKFGGPKGIGCLILGEEWTGLKVQTGGAQEMGSRAGTENIPSILGMVAALKARLNSPLPAEQLNARDTFEAALEAEWGGEFCIHGKKADRLWNTSFISLPSHRANRWIAQLDRFDMEISSGSACSSSKSGPSSILEVMGVEEEAAARTVRISSGWETSCADWNELLEAIKQVRLVLDSEPASSGPGTVIEI, encoded by the coding sequence ATGCCCTATTTTGACTGGAACGCCACCGCGCCCCTTCATCCCCTCGCCCGAGAGGCATGGTTGGAGGCGTCTGAAACCGCATGGGCAAACCCCTCCACCGCTTATCGCAGTGGCGTGCGCGCCCGGTCCCGGTTGGATGAAGCCCGCGAGGAGATGGCACAAATGCTGGGCTTCCGGCCCGAGCAGGTTGTTTTTACCTCAGGGGCTACCGAGGCAAACAATGCCGTAATTCGTGAAATTGCCCGCGTGTCTCCAGAGAAGGAAATTTGGATTTCCTCGGTGGAACACCCTTCGATCCGGGAGGCGGCGCTCGGCCTCGCCGGCCAGAGCCGGGCCCGCCGCATTCCTGTTGATGCAAATGGCCAAGTTGATCTGGATTGGTTTGAAGATCAGCTCCAGATTTCCGCTCCAGGGTTGGTTTCGGTAATGGCGGCCAACAACGAAACAGGGGTCATCCAGCCCTGGCCACAAATCCGCGGTTTGTGCCGGGAGGCGGGTATTCCCTTTCACTGCGATGCCGTCCAGTGGATCGGGAAATATGCCGCACCGATGGGGCAGGGCTGCGCCGCAATTAGTTTAAGCGGGCACAAGTTTGGCGGGCCCAAGGGAATCGGTTGCCTGATCCTCGGGGAAGAGTGGACGGGTTTAAAAGTTCAGACCGGAGGTGCCCAAGAGATGGGTTCACGTGCGGGAACGGAAAATATACCATCCATCCTTGGCATGGTGGCCGCTCTGAAAGCACGGTTGAATTCCCCTTTGCCAGCGGAGCAACTGAATGCGCGCGACACCTTCGAAGCCGCTCTGGAAGCTGAATGGGGTGGGGAATTCTGCATTCATGGAAAGAAGGCCGACCGTCTTTGGAACACCTCCTTTATCAGCCTGCCCAGCCATCGGGCCAATCGCTGGATTGCCCAGTTGGACCGGTTTGACATGGAGATTTCATCAGGATCAGCCTGCTCTTCCAGTAAATCGGGGCCCTCGTCGATTCTTGAGGTGATGGGCGTCGAGGAGGAAGCTGCGGCCCGCACGGTCCGGATCAGTAGTGGCTGGGAAACAAGCTGTGCAGATTGGAATGAGCTTCTGGAAGCGATCAAGCAAGTGCGACTGGTTCTTGATTCTGAGCCCGCATCCAGCGGTCCGGGGACCGTTATCGAGATTTGA
- a CDS encoding CPBP family intramembrane glutamic endopeptidase, whose protein sequence is MTDSPLIILILFVGAAYLFKLWRDDMLAWKAGKPHEKGIPGATSAPGAALWIGAIGALALVGLETGGEIALGVSSEQTDITVIFLLAMIGAGVLEEVLFRGYFVIQNKGRNILILSIVGFSLLFALAHYQYYTEIPEEGTWRDLSFVIDPKSGWSLLLLFLNSLWFYWMRFSKWNPHHSLLPCFVAHIASNMGVFAVKLLQGHVHGLY, encoded by the coding sequence ATGACCGATTCTCCCCTTATCATTTTAATCCTTTTTGTTGGAGCTGCTTATCTCTTCAAATTGTGGCGTGATGACATGCTGGCATGGAAAGCCGGTAAACCCCATGAAAAGGGGATTCCCGGTGCAACCAGCGCGCCTGGGGCCGCCCTGTGGATTGGCGCGATTGGTGCCCTTGCCCTGGTCGGGCTTGAGACCGGAGGGGAAATTGCTCTGGGTGTCTCCTCTGAACAGACCGACATTACGGTGATTTTCCTTTTGGCCATGATCGGGGCAGGCGTCCTTGAGGAGGTTCTTTTCCGGGGCTATTTTGTTATTCAGAATAAAGGACGGAACATTCTCATCCTGAGCATCGTCGGGTTTTCCCTGCTTTTTGCGCTGGCTCACTACCAATATTACACCGAAATCCCGGAAGAAGGCACCTGGCGTGACCTCAGCTTTGTCATCGATCCGAAGTCAGGCTGGTCGCTGCTTCTGCTCTTTCTGAATTCGCTCTGGTTCTACTGGATGCGCTTCAGCAAATGGAATCCCCACCATTCGCTCCTGCCCTGCTTTGTGGCGCATATTGCCAGCAATATGGGCGTGTTCGCCGTCAAACTTCTGCAAGGCCACGTGCACGGCCTCTATTGA
- the ruvC gene encoding crossover junction endodeoxyribonuclease RuvC, giving the protein MPKQSARAQWAAQIKAGTVGKQKMAPEVRSAVMTPFKGIILGIDPSLRGTGLAVVRFTPPDTGSYIASETVSPLRKASFPDCLGEIANAVARLIKEHSPVAVAVEETIYVQNFQTAQKLGAARGAAIGQAALLGIPVFEYPPLRIKQAVVGYGRASKEQVTRQVSGLLKLDRILPFDEADAAAAALCHAFTKGRSGGGT; this is encoded by the coding sequence ATGCCAAAGCAATCTGCCAGAGCCCAGTGGGCCGCCCAAATCAAAGCCGGGACCGTCGGAAAGCAGAAGATGGCCCCTGAGGTTCGTTCCGCGGTCATGACACCGTTCAAGGGAATCATCCTTGGAATCGATCCGAGTCTGCGCGGGACGGGCCTGGCCGTCGTCCGTTTCACACCTCCAGACACAGGGTCTTACATCGCCAGCGAAACTGTCTCTCCCCTGCGAAAGGCAAGCTTTCCCGATTGTCTCGGTGAAATTGCCAATGCGGTGGCCCGACTCATCAAGGAACATTCCCCGGTTGCCGTCGCCGTTGAGGAAACGATTTACGTGCAGAATTTCCAGACTGCGCAGAAGCTTGGAGCGGCAAGGGGCGCGGCGATTGGCCAAGCCGCCCTGCTGGGCATTCCGGTTTTCGAGTATCCACCCCTGCGGATCAAACAGGCGGTTGTCGGCTATGGCCGGGCCAGCAAGGAACAGGTGACCCGGCAGGTTTCCGGGCTCCTCAAACTTGACCGGATCCTTCCCTTTGATGAGGCCGATGCCGCTGCCGCCGCCCTGTGCCACGCTTTCACGAAGGGCCGGTCGGGCGGGGGGACGTGA
- a CDS encoding LysM peptidoglycan-binding domain-containing protein, translated as MKRLICSILAVMVLAVGMIGCSGTDTVTKETDERAYRRGKSLLREGRNEEALQAFLSVVSTRADAGESHLEAGLIYLNHIKDPLAAIYHFRGYLAASPEGEYADFVKELILTAQKDFAKTLPGNPFGETVERVNLMETVKTLQAENQGLKEQILQFQRDMTEQESEILRYREALNQQQQAGGEGRQVAPIVIAPAQPQDSTADSTPTTYTVQAGDTLSRISSRVYGESGRWMDIFQANRDQLPSPNALKPGQVLRIP; from the coding sequence GTGAAGCGCCTGATTTGTTCGATTCTTGCCGTGATGGTGCTGGCGGTTGGCATGATTGGCTGCAGCGGTACGGACACGGTGACAAAGGAGACGGATGAGCGTGCCTACCGTCGGGGGAAGAGCCTTCTCCGCGAAGGCCGTAATGAAGAGGCCCTGCAGGCCTTTTTATCGGTTGTGAGCACACGGGCGGATGCCGGCGAGTCGCATTTGGAGGCCGGATTGATTTATCTAAACCATATCAAGGATCCGTTGGCCGCCATTTATCATTTCCGTGGCTATCTGGCGGCAAGCCCGGAGGGTGAATACGCGGACTTTGTCAAGGAGCTGATTCTCACGGCGCAGAAGGATTTTGCCAAAACGCTTCCGGGAAATCCCTTTGGGGAGACTGTTGAGCGAGTCAACCTCATGGAAACGGTGAAGACCTTGCAGGCGGAAAACCAGGGATTGAAGGAGCAGATCCTGCAATTCCAGCGGGACATGACCGAACAGGAAAGCGAGATTCTCCGGTACCGTGAGGCTTTGAATCAACAACAGCAGGCTGGTGGTGAGGGTAGGCAAGTGGCCCCCATTGTCATTGCCCCGGCACAGCCACAGGATTCCACTGCGGATTCCACACCGACCACCTACACTGTCCAGGCCGGCGACACACTGAGTCGGATCAGCTCAAGGGTTTACGGTGAATCCGGACGATGGATGGATATTTTTCAAGCAAACCGCGACCAGCTTCCAAGTCCCAATGCCTTGAAACCGGGACAAGTCCTGAGGATTCCCTGA
- a CDS encoding sulfite exporter TauE/SafE family protein: MSLSPLDWMLICTGALLVGLGKGGLVGVGNLTVILFAMVFPAKASVGLLLPVLIAADIVAITVYRRHAHWGYLWRLLPWMGIGILIGYFLFGVLSDLVVKRFIGGIVLAMTLIQIARLLAKRFGKADFAENLPHSLGFRSILGVLGGFATMVANAAGPVGQLYFISVGLPKMVFIGTAAWCFFIVNVVKVPLQAHLGIINMDSLQISLTLAPVAMLGAWVAPRVVQFIPQQLFTFAVWFFIVLAGGKLMFF; the protein is encoded by the coding sequence ATGAGCCTGAGTCCACTTGATTGGATGCTGATCTGCACAGGCGCTCTTTTGGTGGGGCTCGGAAAGGGCGGACTGGTCGGTGTTGGTAATCTCACAGTGATATTGTTTGCCATGGTTTTTCCCGCCAAGGCCTCTGTCGGGCTTTTGCTTCCCGTTCTCATTGCCGCGGATATTGTGGCCATCACCGTCTATCGGCGGCATGCCCACTGGGGCTATTTATGGCGCCTGCTTCCCTGGATGGGGATTGGAATCCTGATCGGTTATTTCCTGTTTGGCGTCCTCAGCGACTTGGTCGTCAAGCGCTTCATCGGAGGGATTGTCCTTGCGATGACGCTGATCCAGATTGCCCGCCTTCTGGCAAAACGGTTTGGCAAAGCGGATTTTGCAGAAAACCTCCCACACTCCCTTGGATTTCGCTCGATCCTCGGTGTGCTCGGTGGATTTGCGACCATGGTGGCCAATGCGGCTGGCCCGGTCGGGCAGTTGTACTTCATCAGTGTCGGCCTCCCCAAGATGGTATTTATCGGTACAGCAGCGTGGTGTTTCTTCATCGTCAACGTGGTCAAAGTGCCCTTGCAGGCGCATCTTGGCATCATAAACATGGACTCGCTCCAGATCAGCCTCACCCTTGCCCCGGTGGCAATGCTCGGCGCCTGGGTGGCTCCCCGAGTGGTCCAGTTCATCCCACAGCAGCTCTTTACCTTTGCCGTCTGGTTTTTCATTGTCCTTGCTGGTGGCAAGTTGATGTTTTTCTGA
- a CDS encoding sigma-70 family RNA polymerase sigma factor: MSLSKSVDGSLPVEADSAPESAANADQLLVSRVQEGDVAAFDVLVRKYRERLYGIIYNLTSNREDAADLTQEAFIKAFSSINRFKGKSAFFTWLYRIGVNTALSHLKRNRFRRFFSLETIQEEGSHAQVLETLAAKHKSEKGALLSELQEKLNEAMQKLSPKHRTVVVLFEIEGLSHQEIADVVGCSVGTVRSRLHYAKQQLQADLKHFLD; the protein is encoded by the coding sequence ATGTCTTTGTCCAAGTCAGTTGACGGTTCGCTCCCAGTGGAAGCGGATTCTGCACCTGAGTCTGCAGCCAATGCCGACCAGCTATTGGTCAGCCGGGTTCAGGAAGGTGATGTGGCGGCCTTTGACGTGCTGGTGCGTAAATACCGCGAACGGCTCTACGGCATTATCTATAATTTGACTTCAAATCGCGAAGACGCGGCTGACCTGACACAGGAAGCCTTCATTAAGGCGTTCAGTTCGATCAACCGGTTCAAGGGAAAATCCGCCTTCTTTACCTGGCTTTACCGGATCGGGGTCAATACAGCTTTAAGCCATCTTAAACGAAACCGGTTCAGACGCTTTTTCAGTTTGGAGACGATCCAAGAGGAAGGCAGCCACGCCCAGGTTTTGGAAACTCTTGCCGCGAAGCACAAATCCGAGAAGGGCGCTTTGTTAAGCGAGCTTCAGGAAAAATTGAACGAAGCGATGCAAAAGTTGTCTCCTAAGCATAGGACAGTTGTGGTGCTTTTTGAAATAGAGGGCCTGAGTCATCAGGAAATTGCGGATGTTGTCGGTTGCTCAGTTGGAACCGTCCGGTCCCGCCTGCACTATGCAAAGCAGCAACTGCAAGCGGATTTAAAGCATTTCCTTGATTGA
- the rpsB gene encoding 30S ribosomal protein S2 — MNITIKDLLDAGVHFGHQLRRFNPKSKKFVFANRHGISVIDLEKTFARLEEAAKFVEETVASGKDILLVGTKRQSRDLLKEAAIATNMPYATSRWLGGTMTNFVTVRRSIEKYKQYMQWDGDGTLEKMHNKESAAIRREMSRMNRNFEGIVDLEKMPGALFVVDTRTEDIAVAEANRLKIPVVALVDTNSDPSKLAYPIPGNDDSIKAIRIIVEVIMDAIQAGLARRAQPDAIPTRTVKPAIAAPAVEDQVPVTAVRSDDEESDVVPESFSTDDESKES; from the coding sequence ATGAATATTACGATTAAGGATCTCCTTGATGCCGGTGTCCATTTTGGCCACCAGCTTCGCCGTTTTAACCCGAAGTCGAAAAAGTTCGTTTTTGCCAATCGTCACGGCATCAGCGTCATCGATCTTGAAAAGACCTTCGCCCGCCTTGAAGAGGCCGCGAAATTTGTCGAGGAAACCGTCGCGAGCGGGAAAGATATTCTCCTCGTCGGGACCAAGCGCCAGTCGCGCGATCTGCTCAAGGAAGCAGCTATTGCGACCAATATGCCGTACGCCACTTCCCGCTGGCTTGGTGGAACCATGACGAATTTTGTCACGGTTCGTCGCTCCATCGAAAAGTACAAGCAGTACATGCAGTGGGACGGAGACGGAACGCTGGAAAAGATGCACAACAAGGAAAGTGCTGCCATCCGTCGTGAAATGTCCCGGATGAACCGCAACTTTGAAGGGATCGTCGATCTCGAAAAAATGCCTGGTGCCCTCTTTGTGGTGGATACCCGGACAGAAGACATTGCCGTTGCAGAGGCCAATCGCCTGAAGATTCCGGTGGTTGCTTTGGTCGACACCAACAGCGATCCGTCAAAACTCGCTTACCCGATCCCCGGCAATGACGATTCGATCAAGGCGATTCGGATCATCGTGGAAGTCATCATGGACGCGATCCAGGCAGGTCTTGCCCGTCGTGCCCAGCCCGATGCGATCCCAACCCGTACGGTCAAGCCGGCGATTGCCGCTCCTGCGGTGGAGGACCAAGTGCCTGTCACAGCAGTCCGTTCCGATGATGAGGAATCAGATGTTGTGCCGGAATCCTTCAGCACGGACGACGAATCCAAAGAAAGTTAA
- the recF gene encoding DNA replication/repair protein RecF (All proteins in this family for which functions are known are DNA-binding proteins that assist the filamentation of RecA onto DNA for the initiation of recombination or recombinational repair.), whose product MRFREVRVRDFRNFPHLEVGFPDGAQFICGANGQGKTNLLEALGLVTSLRSFRTTEIPALIRWEARPRETTLVYEMHHDQMGETTLELVLKPGSKQVLMDGEPVRRMGDILGRFPTITFSSHDIQILRGAPSLRRRLMDMMFVVMDPGYFDHLTRYFKSLKSRNALLKQRAPASQRAPFEELVIRSGWELYRQRGQLLNEFRPHFQTAYAGISGVEEQPDLFYEASLEASCEEGYKEQFFSILQRDVDTGTSNRGPHRDDLKITLQGHTAKEFASEGQQRGLVLALRMGLVDWYRKRGGTRPVILADDIVGELDATRRKGFWRMLGSESQLIATGTHFPREDEFHSWTHWKMDDARVYREERDA is encoded by the coding sequence ATGCGGTTCAGGGAAGTCAGAGTCCGGGATTTCAGGAATTTCCCGCATTTGGAAGTCGGCTTTCCGGACGGGGCTCAATTCATCTGTGGGGCCAATGGACAGGGCAAAACCAATCTTTTGGAGGCCCTCGGCCTGGTGACCAGTCTGCGCTCGTTCCGGACTACGGAAATTCCCGCGCTAATACGTTGGGAGGCCCGGCCACGGGAAACGACCCTTGTCTATGAGATGCACCATGACCAGATGGGCGAGACGACTCTTGAGCTGGTCTTAAAGCCCGGCTCCAAGCAGGTCCTGATGGACGGGGAACCCGTGCGACGAATGGGCGATATCCTTGGAAGGTTCCCAACAATTACTTTTTCCTCCCACGACATCCAGATTCTGCGTGGGGCCCCGTCGCTCCGGCGCCGCCTGATGGACATGATGTTTGTCGTCATGGATCCCGGATATTTCGACCACCTGACCCGCTATTTCAAGAGCCTGAAGTCGCGCAATGCCTTGTTGAAGCAACGTGCCCCGGCTTCCCAGCGAGCCCCGTTCGAGGAACTGGTAATCCGTTCCGGATGGGAGCTCTACCGGCAGCGTGGCCAACTGCTGAACGAGTTTCGTCCGCATTTTCAGACAGCCTATGCGGGGATTAGCGGAGTCGAGGAACAACCCGATTTGTTCTATGAGGCTTCGCTTGAAGCATCCTGTGAGGAGGGCTACAAGGAGCAGTTCTTTTCCATCCTGCAACGGGATGTGGATACGGGGACGAGCAACCGTGGTCCGCACCGGGATGATTTGAAAATAACCCTTCAAGGACACACCGCCAAGGAGTTTGCCAGCGAAGGCCAGCAGCGCGGGTTGGTGCTTGCCCTGCGCATGGGGCTGGTGGACTGGTATCGCAAACGCGGTGGAACAAGACCCGTGATTCTGGCTGATGATATTGTCGGGGAGCTGGATGCCACCCGACGCAAGGGTTTCTGGAGAATGCTCGGTTCTGAAAGCCAGCTTATCGCCACGGGGACGCATTTTCCTCGCGAGGATGAATTTCATAGCTGGACACATTGGAAGATGGACGATGCGCGGGTGTATCGGGAAGAAAGGGATGCATGA
- a CDS encoding polyprenyl synthetase family protein: MEPPASSVPSISNSDRFQAILGPLQPAFDELEAFLSGQVMSFEPEVQPLVEYCFGHSGKKLRPILVFSTAMDSADEFPRESVIKAAAIVELVHLATLVHDDILDEADIRHRTETVVSRYGAHIAVLLGDALFSHALHLAATFPDVEVCRAVSMATRQVCSGEIAQTFSRGGEAPSLSAYYRMIDLKTAELFAVSAYLGSFLSGLPETTSESASQFARHLGIAYQIYDDAADIFGRESQAGKTLGTDLATGKLTLPVLVWLESLPEDERSSALKSLQESAAKGADQASLLGEGVLEMVEAAFREQLNLAKTMAGKIPGEYRKGVLLNLIDFVESAWNKFSIR, encoded by the coding sequence ATGGAACCTCCGGCATCATCTGTCCCATCGATTTCCAACTCAGACCGCTTTCAGGCGATCTTGGGACCGCTGCAACCCGCCTTTGACGAGCTGGAAGCATTTCTTTCGGGGCAGGTCATGTCTTTTGAGCCGGAAGTCCAACCGCTCGTTGAATATTGTTTTGGACATAGCGGGAAGAAGCTTCGGCCGATTCTTGTGTTCTCAACAGCCATGGATTCAGCGGATGAATTTCCCCGGGAATCCGTTATCAAGGCGGCGGCAATTGTCGAGCTGGTCCATTTGGCTACGCTGGTCCACGACGACATCCTGGACGAGGCGGACATTCGCCACCGGACAGAAACTGTCGTTTCCCGTTATGGGGCACACATTGCGGTTCTCCTCGGGGATGCCCTTTTTTCCCATGCTTTGCACCTCGCCGCTACATTTCCAGACGTGGAAGTCTGCCGTGCCGTGTCCATGGCGACTCGGCAGGTCTGTTCGGGGGAGATCGCGCAAACCTTTTCCCGCGGTGGAGAGGCACCGAGCCTCTCAGCTTATTACCGGATGATCGACTTGAAGACCGCTGAGCTTTTCGCCGTTTCGGCTTACCTTGGGAGTTTTCTTTCGGGGCTTCCGGAAACCACCAGTGAGTCCGCAAGCCAATTTGCCCGGCATTTGGGCATTGCCTACCAGATCTACGACGACGCGGCAGATATCTTTGGGCGGGAATCCCAGGCGGGGAAGACACTTGGGACCGATCTCGCCACCGGCAAACTCACTCTGCCGGTTCTGGTCTGGCTGGAATCGTTGCCGGAAGATGAACGGTCATCTGCATTGAAATCCCTGCAGGAAAGCGCAGCAAAAGGGGCTGACCAGGCTTCGCTTCTCGGGGAAGGCGTGCTGGAGATGGTCGAGGCAGCCTTCCGCGAGCAGCTGAATCTCGCTAAAACGATGGCTGGAAAGATCCCGGGCGAGTATCGGAAAGGGGTTTTGCTCAACCTGATCGATTTTGTTGAGTCCGCTTGGAATAAATTCTCCATCCGGTGA